The Arachis ipaensis cultivar K30076 chromosome B07, Araip1.1, whole genome shotgun sequence genomic interval GTGAAAAGGGATCAAGAGACTCTACTATAGTGTCTGAAAATCAAcctcaaaaataataattaaaatttcagaAACTAAATCAGTACATAATGTAAATCTAAAGGATCACTctaaaaatttagtcaatattTCGTCAGaaataaaatatcataaaattgaatttaaatatttaaaatttacaaCCAAATATACAATCTTTaataaaaaaagggaaaaaaggaaGATTTTGTTGAGGCAATTACTCATCCATACaaacttcttttctttctcttgtaCGGTATattatcattaaaaaaaattataattttactaaCAGATACAATTTTGAGAAATGATACTTACATCACTTTTTATGCACCCCTTTTATACACGACACACCTTATCTTATTTAACTTTTCATCCATTACTTTATGTATACAAAATTGATGCCTATAACATTCCTATGTAATTTTTGACCAAACAATAAGCATTTGAAAAGAATGATAAGAGACAGAAAGCACAATCATACCTCAGGAGAGAGAGGAGCATTGAATTCATCAAAATACAAGAACTGGAAGAATTCTTCGAGGGTGAAACAACAACCACCATTGTCATTACCGTCGCCGTCGCcgccctttttcttcttcttgttgttctcatcATTATCACTTTCGTCCCTTCGCGATCTCAAGAAGGTCTCCATGATCCGCTCACACTCCTCGACGGTGTATTGCGGTTGGCACTGAACCTTGTCCACGAATTCGCGAAGCTGGCCGGCGGACATGGTGTCGCCGCCCTCCGCGAACGTGGCGAAAGCTTCCTTAACGTCCTCCGGCGCCGTCTGCTCTTCTTGGACGAACTTCCGGTGGAAGTACTTGATCGTTTTGATATTTTGcgccattttaattaattaaattaattagtattttttGGAGATTTGAAATAATAGGGTTTGGTGTAACCCTAATTAAGTTGTTGCATTTGTTTGTGCAGAAAAGATTGAAGGAAGAGGGAGGAagctaagagagagagagaaagaaggcgATGGAATaataatgaatggatgcaattTTTGAAATTCGAAAGGCTTATATGGAAAATTGGAATGAGTTTCAAGCGAGATTCGCGTTCGActtagttaaaagttaaaacttaaaactaCGTACTTGCATGTAAACAAAAATTTATAACATCATGATGTgtgtaaaaacaaaaactttaacTACAGGAACTTTTGCTGGTTTAAGTTAAACTTTTTAaatgttttttaaaagttattctaACAACAAAAATTACTAATAAAGTAATaattatgtatattttttaaaaaattataattttattctattttttataaTACCACTCttcatgtaattttttttatgagaaatgTTAGAGaactatcaaaatttattattttttattatcagtTATTCATTAATGTTTAaaaaatatgagataaaatatGTTATTGGATTACTAGACTAAAAAATTAGGCTAAAAAAATCGAATTAATAGCTAAatgctaataaaaaataataaattctgatggcttctagtatttttttattttttattatatatttgatTTTAAGTAAAGAAGCTCAACACAACAAGATGGTGCAACAAGAGAATCAAGAactaaacaaaaacaataatcaatCCATAGTCATCTACGACACTGTCATCAACAATCATTTGGATCATCTCTACTCCAATCCTTGCAACTTGTAAGCGACCTATTAATAATTTTTGCAATTCCTGCTTCTTGACTCCTGAAAATTTTGTCGTTCCTTTTCATCCATATATGCCAAACAACAGCAAAAAAATCAATTAGACACCTATTACGTTCTTCCTTCCTTACGGTCACTCCCGTCCAACTTTCAAAGTGTTGCTTAATTGTTCTTGGAACAACCCACAATCTGCCATAGTCAAACAACCAtacacaccacacctgccaaatAAACTGACAACGAAGAAACAAGTGGTGAAAGTCCTCAACATCCTTTTTACATAAAATACACACGCTATCATGCTGATCGATAACGCCTAACCTACGTAATCTTTTCTTATTATTGAATCTACTAACTAGCACAAACCAAGTGAATAACTCAATACGTGGAGGTACTAAACCTCTCTAAATGGAACTAGTGAAATTATAGTTTGTAATTTTCTCCGAAAGTGTTTTCGCCTGAAAaacctgcacaaaggagttagtagaataaacgctagatttatcaaattttcacaccAATTGGTCATCTCTCTCAGTTGTTAACTTGACTGATCGTAGAACTTCATGAAGTTGGTTAACtagttccaactcccattggaatagtTTCCGTCTCCACTGAAAATTCCATATCCATTCTAGCCCATCCCAAAAACCACAATCCCTTGTAACAGATTCGTTCTGATTTGAAACCAAGAAAAGCCTTTGAAAAGTGTCCTTTAATATACCAGTCGGTAACCAACTGTCCTCCCAAAATCGGACTTGTCTACCATTACCTACTTTCAAAGATAAACCCCGAATcatcttctccctcacctcctGCTCTTTGATTTGTAACTGGCAAATATCCTTTCATGGTCCCCCTCTGGCAGATACAGATTGATGACAAAGCAATACATTAGGATTTAAGTTCTTACAAGAACACACAATCTTCTTTCATAAtggataattttttttagaaaatcgCTACCACTATTTGAATAACAGTGCGGTATTCTGAAGTACTGCATCCCCCACTCCCAGACCTCCTAACTTTTTCGGAGCTTGTACTATTTCCCATTTCACTAATAGTATTCTATGCTTATCATCTTCGTTGCTCCACAAAAATCTCTTCTGCAGTGAGATTAACTT includes:
- the LOC110264465 gene encoding phosphoinositide phospholipase C 6-like, whose protein sequence is MAQNIKTIKYFHRKFVQEEQTAPEDVKEAFATFAEGGDTMSAGQLREFVDKVQCQPQYTVEECERIMETFLRSRRDESDNDENNKKKKKGGDGDGNDNGGCCFTLEEFFQFLYFDEFNAPLSPEV